AACATAGGCTTCCTTACTTGCTGTTGTCAAAGTGGTTTGAACGGTAATAAGATCATCCGCTAATTGATAATACCACGTGGAGTAGTTCGTCCCAGTCTCCCAAACAGAAGGTACCCCTAGTAATCTAAGTTTTGAGTCTTGCTCTAAATAAATTCGTACTCCACTAGTTTGAAGAATGTTAAGCGGGTTTCGCGCATGACTATTCCATTTATTCATATTCGTATTTCCAGCAACGAGTTGGGATAAAAATGCACCATACATATAAGTAGTCGCCGAAAGTGTCGTTTCTGGATTTAACAGATTCACTTTATCAAGCAAAATACTACCATGTGGGCGTTCAAGTTGCGCCTCTTTTTCGCGAGTTACTACATGTGCATAGTTAGGAGTGAAAAAGGATAAAATAGCATCATCTTGCTTTTCTTCTTGAATACGGTCTGGAAATTTCGCTTGTAACCAATCTTCTGAAACTGGTTCTCCAGTAATTGGCTTTTCGATATTTTTTTTGCGGGTTATTTTATTGACTGTTCTATAGTCCGTTTCTGCTTGTGATGCTTGTAACTTCATTATGTTTTCGTGTTTGGCGCCAGAAGCTACTGGTTGATTTTCTGTTACATAGCCATAGAAAGTTGTTGCTCCATTACTTTGAAATTTCTCTGTTTGTAAAGTGATTTGGGCAAATTCATACTGATAGACCCGATTTGGCAGGTCTGCTTCTGTTAAAGCTGCTAATTGATTTGTTAACTTATAATTTGTTCCATATATATCAAATCCGTCTGTTGCATAGCCAATAATTTTAGTGGAAGCGCCCATTTGGATGGCCGGAAATTGATCGTTTTGTGGTTGGTTTTGGCGAGCTTGGATAGTGAATCCGGCCTCATCTTCTGTTACATGGTAATCTATATACTGCGACATATAAGCCTCATTTGTTCGGACAGCCGCTTGTTCTGCAAGACCTAAATCTTGTAAATAAATTAAATCAAATTCAGCTTCTCCCTCCACTTGTACATCATAAAACCAACCTTGTGGATGAAACTGCATTTGCACGTTAAAGCTAAAAGGACCCACTTCACCTCGATAACTTACACCAGTTTCACTAAAAGTAACATCTGCTCCTTCTGATAATAAAGGATAGGCTACTATGTTATTTTTTTGGTGTTCGCGCACATAAATTTGCGACAATCTATTTTCTAACGGATTTTGGATGACTTGATTTAACATGATATCATTTAATTTCATCCACGCTAACTGCCCTTGTTGATGAAAAGCAGCAGTAAAATTCACTTGCTTTATTTCGATTAATTTTGTCACTAGACTTCCCCCACTTCCACTTCAAAAGTATCGACATTTTCACTACTTGTTCCAACAAAAATTCGGTGTAATCCTGGTTCTTGCACTTTTTCTAATCGATGGTTGTAGAATGAAAATGCCTCCGTTGTTAATTCAAAAGTAATTGTTTTTTCCTCACCTGGTTGAAGCGCTACTTTTTCAAATGCTTTTAGTTCTTTGACAGGACGTGAAATGGTGGCTGTTACATCTTGTACGTAAATTTGAATCACTTCTTTTCCTGCAATTTGGCTTTTATTTTTCAATGTCACTTTCACTTCTAATGACTCACCTAGCTGGATTTGTTTTGGCAACTCGGCTGTCTTCCATTCGAATTCACTATAGCTTTTGCCGTAACCGAATGAATAATAAGGTTCATTTGGAATATCAAGATAATGAGAAACATAACGTTCGCCTTTGTTTGCTTCTGTTTGCGGTCGGCCGGTTCGTAAATGATTGTAGTAAACAGGAATTTGCCCCGTAGTTTGTGGGAATGACATTGATAATTTACCAGAAGGATTGCTTTTGCCGACTAATAAATCCGCTGTTACCCGACCTGCTTCTGTTCCTGGAAACCATAGTTCTAACAGCGCGTCACTTACTTCTGCTAATTCTTTTACTTCTAGCGGTCTGCCATTAAAAAGCGCGACTACAACTGGTTTCCCAAAAGATTTTACATAGTTCGCTAAGTCATATTGTGCTTCTGGTAAACGGATTGTAGCAAGGCTTCCCGCTTCACCGCCCCATTCATTCTTTTCACCTAACGCAAGCACCACCACTTCTGATGACTGGATTGCTTTTTCAATTTCAGCTTTATTTTCTGCTGTAAGTGTGGTGTAGTCAGTGCTTACAGTTGTTAATTCAGAAAAAACTTCCACCAAGCCTGTTTCAACGTTAACGCCGTCTTTTTCGTCCCCGTAAACATTCCATCCGCCAAGAATATCGTTGGAAGTGGCAAGCGGACCAATTAGCGCAATTTTAGTCGTCTCAGCGAGCGGCAATATTTGCTGTTTATTTTCTAGTAAAACAGCAGATTCCAAGCCTGCTTCCCGTGATTTCCGGCGATTTCCAGGAGTTAAAATATCCATTTGACGCGATTTTTCTTTCAAACCACGATACGGATCCTCAAAAAGTCCTAAGTCATTTTTTAATTGTAAAATACGTAAAACTGCTTCATCTACTAAACTTTCGGATAATTTATTAGCTTCAATCAACCCTTTTAATTCATGTATATAGCAAGTGGTCATCATTTCCATATCAACACCAGCTTCCATTGAAAACTGGGCGGCTTCTGCTGGATTTCTTGCAGTTCCGTGGTTAATTACTTCAGCAACCGCTCCCCAATCAGAAATTAATACTCCGTCAAAATTCATTGCTTGTCGTAAAACGTCTCGATTTAACCATTTGTTCATAGTTGCCGGAACTCCATCTACCACATTAAAAGCAGTCATGACAAGTTTTGCTCCCGCATGAATCGCTGCCTCATATGCTGGTAAATAATTTTGATATAGCTCGCGCGTAGACATATTCACCGTATTATATTCAAGTCCAGCCTCCGCCGCTCCGTATGCCGCAAAATGTTTTACACAAGCAGCAAGATTCGCTTTATTTTCATGAAGTTTGCTAGCATCACCCTGATACCCTGCAACCATCGCTTTCCCCAACTCGCTGTTTAAAAATGGATCTTCCCCAGTGGATTCCATCACACGTCCCCACCTAGGGTCACGTACTAAATCAAGCATCGGTGAAAAAGTGACATGATGTCCGTCTGCAGTAGCCTCAAGTGCTGCAACTTCCGCCATCGTCCGCACGGTTTCTCGGTCAAACGAACAACCAAGCGCAAGCGGAATTGGAAAAACGGTTTTATAGCCATGAATGACATCCGCCATAAAAATCAGTGGAATTCCTAGTCGGTTTGTTTTTAAATAAGCTTCTTGAATTCCGAGCATATCTTCTGCTGAACTCGATCCAAGAACGGAACCTGCATTTTCAGTATGAGCATCCGTTAATTTCATTTCTTGAAGCACCGGCCCTGTCAATTCGGCGTTTTCCTTTGCTCCTTTAAAAAGAAAGGGAGATAATTGTAGACATTGAGCAATTTTTTCATCTAACGTCATTTCCGCCAATAAAGCGGTTAAATTCTCTTGTTTCATAAGAACCTCCTGAACACATTTTTCGAAACGTTTCTATTCAAATATAACAACAGTATAAGCGCTTTCTTTTCTTTAGTCAACAGAAAAAGAACTTCACATAAATAATAATCGACTTTCATCAGTTTCTTCTATACTATTCCGTTTTCTCAAAAATCGCATACAGAAAATAAACTTCCTTTAAAACCATTGATACATATAGCTTCATGCAACAAATTTAAAAAAAATTTAGCAATTCGCTTGAAAACGATTACATTATATACTATAATAATCTTGTCGAAACGTTTCTATAAAATATTCAGTATGTGAATTAATTTTCACAATTTGTTTTTCCCAGTACGTAGCAAGCATTGTTCCGTACAACTTGTTTTATTTCAGATACTTCAGTCATAAAGAGTTGTTTTGAAAAAAACCAAAAAATGGAGGAAAAATCATGAAAAAAAAGATGTTTGCACTATTAGCTTTGTTGTTATCACTTAGTTTAGTTCTTATGGCGTGTGGGTCAAAAGATGATGCAAATTCAAGCGATTCTAAAGTATTAAATGTTTGGGCAATGGGAGACGAAGCAAAATCTTTAAAAGAACTAGCACTGAAATTTACGAAAGAAACGGGCATCGAAGTAAAAGTTCAAGTTATTCCTTGGGCAAACGCACATGACAAACTACTTACTGCCGTCGCTTCCAAATCTGGTCCCGATGTTGTCCAAATGGGTACAACTTGGATGCCTGAATTTGTCGAAGCTGGAGCATTACTGGATATTACAAAAGATGTAGAAAAAAGTAAAAATATGAATTCCGATTTATTTTTCCCTGGTTCAGTGAAAACAACACAATTTGACGGGAAAACTTATGGTGTTCCGTGGTATGCAGAAACTCGTGTACTCTTCTATCGTACAGATTTACTGAAAAAAGTTGGTTACGATGAAGCACCAAAAACTTGGGATGAATTATCAGACGCTGCTTTAAAACTTTCCAAACGTGGCAAAGATATGTATGGTTTCGCAGTTGATCCAAATGAACAAACGACTGGTTTCATTTTCGGTCGTCAAAATGGTTCTCCTTTGTTTGATAAAAATGACCAACCTGTTTTCAATAAAGCGCCTTTTGTTGGTGCTGTTTCTTACCTAGACAGCTTCATTAAAAACGGTTCAGCTCCTGATACCGATCTTGGTTTAGACGCTTCTCAAAGCTTTGGTGGAGACGGTATCGTTCCAATGTTTATGAGTGGTCCTTGGATGGTTAACACTTTAAAAGATACTGCACCAGACATTGATGGGAAATGGGCAACTGCAGTTTTACCTA
The nucleotide sequence above comes from Listeria ivanovii subsp. londoniensis. Encoded proteins:
- a CDS encoding glycoside hydrolase family 3 N-terminal domain-containing protein — translated: MKQENLTALLAEMTLDEKIAQCLQLSPFLFKGAKENAELTGPVLQEMKLTDAHTENAGSVLGSSSAEDMLGIQEAYLKTNRLGIPLIFMADVIHGYKTVFPIPLALGCSFDRETVRTMAEVAALEATADGHHVTFSPMLDLVRDPRWGRVMESTGEDPFLNSELGKAMVAGYQGDASKLHENKANLAACVKHFAAYGAAEAGLEYNTVNMSTRELYQNYLPAYEAAIHAGAKLVMTAFNVVDGVPATMNKWLNRDVLRQAMNFDGVLISDWGAVAEVINHGTARNPAEAAQFSMEAGVDMEMMTTCYIHELKGLIEANKLSESLVDEAVLRILQLKNDLGLFEDPYRGLKEKSRQMDILTPGNRRKSREAGLESAVLLENKQQILPLAETTKIALIGPLATSNDILGGWNVYGDEKDGVNVETGLVEVFSELTTVSTDYTTLTAENKAEIEKAIQSSEVVVLALGEKNEWGGEAGSLATIRLPEAQYDLANYVKSFGKPVVVALFNGRPLEVKELAEVSDALLELWFPGTEAGRVTADLLVGKSNPSGKLSMSFPQTTGQIPVYYNHLRTGRPQTEANKGERYVSHYLDIPNEPYYSFGYGKSYSEFEWKTAELPKQIQLGESLEVKVTLKNKSQIAGKEVIQIYVQDVTATISRPVKELKAFEKVALQPGEEKTITFELTTEAFSFYNHRLEKVQEPGLHRIFVGTSSENVDTFEVEVGEV
- a CDS encoding sugar ABC transporter substrate-binding protein, which codes for MKKKMFALLALLLSLSLVLMACGSKDDANSSDSKVLNVWAMGDEAKSLKELALKFTKETGIEVKVQVIPWANAHDKLLTAVASKSGPDVVQMGTTWMPEFVEAGALLDITKDVEKSKNMNSDLFFPGSVKTTQFDGKTYGVPWYAETRVLFYRTDLLKKVGYDEAPKTWDELSDAALKLSKRGKDMYGFAVDPNEQTTGFIFGRQNGSPLFDKNDQPVFNKAPFVGAVSYLDSFIKNGSAPDTDLGLDASQSFGGDGIVPMFMSGPWMVNTLKDTAPDIDGKWATAVLPKKENNMSSLGGANLSVFKYSDKKDDALKFMDYMSQPDVQLSWLKDTNSMPARMDAWEDDMLKNDPYYKVFGEQMQTAEPMPLIPQFEEIAQLYGKSWEQIYRGGADVQTQMDTFNDQVETLLKK